The region CGCGCAAGGTCTCCAGCAGGTCTTTCGACGCGGCATTGAGCGCATAGGCCCGGATGTCGCTCGCCGCGCCGCCCACGGGCCCGGGTTGCCGCACGAGGCCGACGTGAAGGCGCTCACGTGCGAGCGCGAGGGCCAGCGTACGGCCCACGACACCGGCTCCGCGGATACAGACATCGAGGGCTTGCGGCATGGAGGGATTGTAAGGAGCGGGGCGCGGCACAATGTCGCCCATGAGCCAAGCCCCTGCAGAGGTGACCGCGCGAGTCGCCCGCCTGTTCATCTATCCCGTCAAGTCCTGCGCCGGCGTGGAGGTGTCCGAGGCGCTCCTGACCGAAACCGGCTTCGACCTCGATCGCGCCTGGATGGCGGTGGATGCCGAAGGCGACTTCGTGAGCCAGCGCCAGTTGCCGCGCATGTCGCTCATCCATCCGCAGGTGAAGCACTCGGAGGTCGTGCTGCGCGCGCCGGGGATGCTGGCCCTGCACCTGCGTATCGACACGGTGGAGGAGCCCGCGACGGTGCGCGTGTGGGACGACGTCGTCCCGGCGTTCGACATGGGGGATCTCGCGGCGCAATGGTTCAGCGATTTCCTCGGGCAGAAGCTGCGGCTGGTGCGCTTCGACCCGGAGCATCGCCGCCTGTCGAACATGAAATGGACGCAGGGCGTCGAGGCGCCGAACCAGTTCGGGGACGGCTTCCCGCTGCTCGTGGCGAGCGAGGCATCCCTGCAAGAGCTCAACCGCCGGCTCGAGGCGAAGGGCCACGCGCCGGTGGGCATCGAGCGGTTCCGCCCGAACATCGTGCTCTCGGGCATCGAGGCGCATGACGAAGACCGCCTGGGCGACATCCGCATCGCGGCGTCCGGCGGCGACGTCGTGCTGCGTCCGGTGAAGCCATGCGGGCGTTGCCCGATCCCCGACATCGATCCCGGGACCGCGCAGAGCAGCCCGGAGGTCGGCGATACCTTGCGGGACTACCGCAGGAACGAGATCCTGGGCGGCGCGATCAGCTTCGCGATGAACGCGATCGCGATCGAGGGCATCGACCGGGTGGTGAAAACCGGCCAGCCCGTGACGTCCAGCTGGCGCTTCGATTGAGCGCACGCCCCGCCGGGGCAAGGGCCATCGCATACACTTTCGGGTTCGATTGTCGGAAAGTGCCATGAGCTTGAAGTGCGGGATCGTCGGGTTGCCCAACGTGGGGAAGTCGACCTTGTTCAATGCGTTGACCAAGGCGGGCATCGCCGCGGAAAACTACCCTTTCTGCACGATCGAGCCCAACGTCGGCATCGTCGAGCTGCCCGACCCGAGGCTGGCCCAGCTCGCCGATATCGTCAAGCCCGAGCGCATCGTGCCCGCCATTGTCGAGTTCGTCGACATCGCGGGGCTGGTGGCCGGCGCGAGCAAGGGCGAGGGGCTCGGCAACCAGTTCCTCGCGCACATCCGCGAGACCGACGCCACCGTGAACGTGGTGCGCTGCTTCGACGACGAGAACGTGATCCACGTCAACGGCAAGGTCGACCCGATCTCGGACATCGAGGTGATCCAGACCGAGCTGTGCCTCGCGGACCTCGGCACGGTCGACAAGGCGCTGCACCGCCACCAGAAGACCGCACGCTCGGGCGACAAGGAAGCCGCCAAGCTGGTGGCGATCCTCGAAAAGTGCCAGAAGGCGCTCAACGAAGGCAAGCCGGTGCGCGCGCTGTCGTTCACCAAGGAAGAGATGCCGATCGTCAGGTCCTTCTGCCTCATCACCGCCAAGCCGGCGATGTTCGTGGGCAACGTCGACGAGAAGGGCTTCGAGAACAACCCCTACCTCGACCGCCTGCGCGAGTACGCCGCCGCACAGAACGCGCCCGTCGTCGCCATCTGCGCGAAGATGGAAGCCGAGATGGCCGACATGAGCGACGAGGACAAGCAGATGTTCCTCGCGGAGATCGGCCAGGAGGAACCGGGCCTGAACCGTCTCATCCGCGCGGCGTTCAAGCTGCTGGGCCTGCAGACCTA is a window of Caenimonas aquaedulcis DNA encoding:
- a CDS encoding MOSC domain-containing protein, with the protein product MSQAPAEVTARVARLFIYPVKSCAGVEVSEALLTETGFDLDRAWMAVDAEGDFVSQRQLPRMSLIHPQVKHSEVVLRAPGMLALHLRIDTVEEPATVRVWDDVVPAFDMGDLAAQWFSDFLGQKLRLVRFDPEHRRLSNMKWTQGVEAPNQFGDGFPLLVASEASLQELNRRLEAKGHAPVGIERFRPNIVLSGIEAHDEDRLGDIRIAASGGDVVLRPVKPCGRCPIPDIDPGTAQSSPEVGDTLRDYRRNEILGGAISFAMNAIAIEGIDRVVKTGQPVTSSWRFD
- the ychF gene encoding redox-regulated ATPase YchF encodes the protein MSLKCGIVGLPNVGKSTLFNALTKAGIAAENYPFCTIEPNVGIVELPDPRLAQLADIVKPERIVPAIVEFVDIAGLVAGASKGEGLGNQFLAHIRETDATVNVVRCFDDENVIHVNGKVDPISDIEVIQTELCLADLGTVDKALHRHQKTARSGDKEAAKLVAILEKCQKALNEGKPVRALSFTKEEMPIVRSFCLITAKPAMFVGNVDEKGFENNPYLDRLREYAAAQNAPVVAICAKMEAEMADMSDEDKQMFLAEIGQEEPGLNRLIRAAFKLLGLQTYFTAGVKEVRAWTIHVGDTGPQAAGVIHTDFERGYIRAQTIAFDDYIAFKGEQGAKDAGKMRSEGKEYVVKDGDVMNFLFNV